Within the Salvia hispanica cultivar TCC Black 2014 chromosome 4, UniMelb_Shisp_WGS_1.0, whole genome shotgun sequence genome, the region ATAAAGGGGTTTACCAAAAGgagaagaaagaaacagaATGTCTTTATTAATGGATTGCCAAAGAAGAAGCAATAGAATGTCTTTATGACGAAATTGGCGATCCAGTGGTGAGACAAAATGTCAGCATACACATAATGCTACTGATACAACAATGGTAAATCTAGGATTTCTGAAATAGAATCATGGGAGAGCAGTTTCGATagctttaccatttatgataccGGGAAGTGCCGGGATCACTGGCCCTTCACTTGGAGCTACTTTGGACTCTTGAGGTGTGCTTGGCTGCTCCTTTCCATCTTTTATCTCTGCCTGGGATTCCTTGCCACCGTCGTGTGCCTTTGGTTTGGCTTCGCTCCCATCCTTTGGTTTCAGTTTTGCTTCTTTTGTGCTGCCGCTCTGTACCTTTGACTTGCCTTCAGACTCATCTTTTGGTTTCTCTTCTTTACCTTCATCTTTTGGCTTTATCAGACCAATCTTTCGCCCCAGCTCTCCAAATATATCCATGATCGCATTTCCAGTGTCAGCTTCAGCAGATGGCGGTAGCACAAGAGAGAGAAGACCTACAGACGCAGCTGTTAACTGCATCATTTCTCGTCTAGATGTAGCAGATAAGCTTTTCCGTAAGAGTAATTTTTCCTTTCCCTTCACCTATGAACGAGCAAGATAGATAAGACAGACAACATCATTCAACAAtcaaaatgatagtaatagaGATGATAGTATCTTAGATCGACATGCTAAAACATCCCCTCAACTCAAGCAAGTCTACCattcaaaggaaaaaaagtactactagtattggCTCTCTCTCAAATGATACAAGAACTTTACATGCGACAGCCTTAATATGACATAAGA harbors:
- the LOC125222837 gene encoding uncharacterized protein LOC125222837, with translation MSLSTLKPVSCCIPPAAGANDPLSKVSTNTMINTRAQPPQVKGKEKLLLRKSLSATSRREMMQLTAASVGLLSLVLPPSAEADTGNAIMDIFGELGRKIGLIKPKDEGKEEKPKDESEGKSKVQSGSTKEAKLKPKDGSEAKPKAHDGGKESQAEIKDGKEQPSTPQESKVAPSEGPVIPALPGIINGKAIETALP